CCGATCTGATAGGTAAGTTTATTGGCCGGACTGGTAATGCTGATGTTTGTAAGAGTGACATTTGATGTTCCGCTAAAAGCCTTGATACAGACATTGGCATAATCAGAAACGGCCACATCCTGCCAGTATGAGCCGCCATCGTTACTGATATAACTTTGACCAGAATATGCGGTGGCTGCACTGGAATAATTGGCCTCCTGGCCTTCGATGGGGACGGGATACCAAGCTTGAGGGGTGACATACTTAATGACGACGGAAAAGTCTTCCCCGGCATTTAGATTGACCGGGTTATTTAAATCGACAGTATAGTAGCCTTGATAATCAAAAGTAACCGTCTGGCTGGAACGCAGGGTTCCGCTTCTAGGCAGACCGGATGATGGATTGGTGTAGATGTAAATTTCGGCTGTGGTGTTAGGGCTTAAAGAGTAGGTGCTGATTGCAGTCAGTGTTTCGGAGGCCTGGGCAGTAAAAACATTAGCCCCCCAACTGGAGTGGTCGGCATTGTTAAAGCCAATTGCCAGGGTATTGCCTAGGGGATCATACTGATAGATCCGTTTGTAATTACTGGTGGACTCGGCATTATGAAATGCGGTCACATTATTGCAGGCATAGGTATCATAATAAGAGAGATAGAAATACCCGCCGTCGCCCCAGTCGCTGCCCCAGCTGTTTTTTATAATCCAGGCACCATCACCGGAGGGGGTAGTGGAAAAATTATAACGGCTGTAGTTATCATCCCAGCCGACAATGGCAACATCATGATCAGTAGTGGCGCTGCCGTAATAATAAAGGGCACTGGTGGAAGTATTAAAATAGGCGGGATAGTCCATAGCTGCCGAGTAGATAGTGGTAGACAAGGCGCCGCCCTCCATCAGGGCTTCTTTAATAACGGCCGCATTTTTGGGTAGATATTCAGCCGATTGAACGTGATAAGCAGGGGAGAGGCCGGTGTTTTTGCCGCTGTTGTAGGGATCGCTGGTCTCGCTAACCGGACCGCTCCAGCGAGCCAGATAGGAAAGGGCTATAGTAGAGTTGCCGCCATAGTTGGGGCCCCAATCAAAGCCGTGATTCCACATCATGTTGTTTTCAGACAGATCGGTGGTTTCTGAAGCCTTTAAATAGGATTCCAGGGAGGCGATGCTGGCAAAAGCCCAGCAGCTGCCCCATTCACCCTGGTTGCGAACAGCAGTAATTCGGCCAGTGCTTCTCAGGTCGTAACTGGCCGGAAAAGAGGCCGAGGTATCAATGCTTTCTTCGGTCTCGCTTGCAACTCTGGCCAATATCTCGGGGACATGACCCAGGGCATGGCCGTCAACTGTAGTGGTTTCAATGGTATCATCTTTCTGGAACTCGACAAATTCCGGGTTTAAAGGACCTGTTTCGGCGATCGGATCATTGCTGGCAATAATGCCTTGAGGGATGAACAGCAAGTTTATTAACAAGAATAAAGATAAAAGTCGCGGAAATTTCTTTTTCATGATAATCATCCTTTCTATAGTTAAGGTTAAAAATGGACAGATACTTTTTATATTCCTTATATACCATATTATCGGAATAAATTTCATTTAATTGAGATAAATTTGTATTTATTTTACAAATCACCAATGATATCTGTTCTGATACTACCAGGTATAATTTTTGGATATGGTTGGATTTTTGGGTAAAAGACGAAAATAGCATATGCCTCAGATTAGCAGAATGGTATAAGTAAACAATTATTACAACTCAAGCAGAAAAGCGGATTTTTTTATCCAGGAAATTAAAATAATTCTGGATTATTTGAATTAAAACAACAAACGTTGGTTTGCGGATTAGAAATTGAATAAATTGTGAATTGATTTAAGTAAATCATGATGCGTTTAACCTATTTAGATGATATAATAATTTGTAAAATGATACACGATTAAGAATCAATCTGGAGAGGAGGGAGCTTTTGGAAGACAGGCGGTTGTTTGAAGTCCTGATGGATGGTGATTCCAGGGAGTCGATGAGGTTGGCGTCAGAACTTCTGGCAGAGGGCATAAGCAGAGAAACTATTATAGTGGAGGGGATCGAAGCAGCAATGTCGGAGCTTGACGAAAAATGTACTCTGGAAAAATTTAACCTGCTGGAAATTATGCTGGTTGGTCGTGCAGTCACAGAGGTGATGAAAGTTTTATATCCGGAAGAATCCCAAATCGTTTATAGTAAAGATACAATTATTCTGGTGACGCTGGAAGGAGATGTTCACGATCTGGGCAAGGGAATAGTCAAGACAGTTCTGATGGCCAACGGATATCGGGTGGTTGATTGCGGAAAGAACTGTCCGGTAGATGAGCTCCTAAAAACGGTTGAAGCGGAGAAACCATTGGCAGTGGGAGTGAGTGGACTGATTTTTACTGGCATAGAAATGGTGAAAAGCCTTCGTGAGTTGTTAAATGGTCGGGGTATGGATGCAGTCGGGCTGATAGCTGGAGGAGCGGCATTTAAGCAATTAGATCCAGAAACGCTGAATGTGGATTATGTTGCCCAGACGGCTTTTGATGCCACCCATTTTTTGACTCAGA
This genomic interval from Eubacteriaceae bacterium ES3 contains the following:
- a CDS encoding cobalamin-dependent protein (Presence of a B(12) (cobalamin)-binding domain implies dependence on cobalamin itself, in one of its several forms, or in some unusual lineages, dependence on a cobalamin-like analog.), with product MEDRRLFEVLMDGDSRESMRLASELLAEGISRETIIVEGIEAAMSELDEKCTLEKFNLLEIMLVGRAVTEVMKVLYPEESQIVYSKDTIILVTLEGDVHDLGKGIVKTVLMANGYRVVDCGKNCPVDELLKTVEAEKPLAVGVSGLIFTGIEMVKSLRELLNGRGMDAVGLIAGGAAFKQLDPETLNVDYVAQTAFDATHFLTQMKVGCSYD
- a CDS encoding lectin like domain-containing protein, with protein sequence MKKKFPRLLSLFLLINLLFIPQGIIASNDPIAETGPLNPEFVEFQKDDTIETTTVDGHALGHVPEILARVASETEESIDTSASFPASYDLRSTGRITAVRNQGEWGSCWAFASIASLESYLKASETTDLSENNMMWNHGFDWGPNYGGNSTIALSYLARWSGPVSETSDPYNSGKNTGLSPAYHVQSAEYLPKNAAVIKEALMEGGALSTTIYSAAMDYPAYFNTSTSALYYYGSATTDHDVAIVGWDDNYSRYNFSTTPSGDGAWIIKNSWGSDWGDGGYFYLSYYDTYACNNVTAFHNAESTSNYKRIYQYDPLGNTLAIGFNNADHSSWGANVFTAQASETLTAISTYSLSPNTTAEIYIYTNPSSGLPRSGTLRSSQTVTFDYQGYYTVDLNNPVNLNAGEDFSVVIKYVTPQAWYPVPIEGQEANYSSAATAYSGQSYISNDGGSYWQDVAVSDYANVCIKAFSGTSNVTLTNISITSPANKLTYQIGDTLDISGLEVTGFYSDGSSHLETITTANISGFDSSTAGTKTLTITVGGKTATYTITVKDPNSSSDDVDVYYRTHVQNIGWQGTCYNGEISGTSGLGYRLEAIQIQLGDSNADLGIAYRTHVQNIGWQDTRYDGEISGTSGLSYRLEAIQIQLYGNDKDLYDVYYRVHCQNFGWMGWAVNGEMAGTSGYGYRLEAIQIEVWPKNAYFYGMDETPASRSADQELPAILTVIE